The following proteins are co-located in the Camelina sativa cultivar DH55 chromosome 12, Cs, whole genome shotgun sequence genome:
- the LOC104730163 gene encoding uncharacterized protein LOC104730163: protein MTVATKLVAFLLLALIFTTTVFADAVDEVAGSDDGSSKIQLDQLNAKIRALESQIDEKAREVKGKDELVAEKEKILKEKEDKIASLHTEVSSLQKKGSSDSAKQLGKAQARAAELEKQVEVLKNFLEQKNKEKDLTEARTNEAEKKLSELNSSFDKLQKTNEEQKNKIGKLERAIKIAEEEMLRTKLEATTKAKELLEAHGSWLPPWLAVHWYKFQTYTGTHWEAHGKPAVEIVILKVTEAKAHAEKWAEPHVENVKTKYIPAIKETVSSHVEPHVRTLSSKAKEAYHASKSAVSPHIFTVQEFVDPYYQEAKKFSKPYVDQVATTTKPHVDKMKVAMKPYTTKVIIVYKEFLESATTYHHQVQAHVERKLKNHELTEPFATNEFVWFAASALLALPIFVAYRVLCSLFCKKTKIPVKHPHHHGRRKAKRGHTDK, encoded by the exons ATGACGGTGGCTACGAAGCTCGTGGCTTTTTTACTTCTTGCTTTGATTTTCACCACCACCGTCTTCGCCGATGCTGTTGATGAGGTTGCTGGATCCGATGATGGCTCCTCTAAGATCCAACTGGATCAGCTTAATGCCAAGATCCGTGCCTTAG AATCCCAAATCGATGAGAAAGCCCGGGAAGTTAAGGGCAAAGACGAGTTAGTAGCAGAGAAGGAGAAAATtcttaaagaaaaggaagacaAGATTGCTTCTTTGCATACTGAAGTCTCATCACTACAA AAAAAGGGATCATCAGATTCTGCAAAACAATTGGGAAAGGCTCAAGCACGAGCTGCTGAATTAGAGAAGCAG GTAGAGGTACTCAAGAACTTTTTGGAGCAAAAAAACAAGGAGAAAGATTTAACTGAAGCTCGGACTAATGAAGCTGAGAAGAAGCTAAGTGAACTTAACTCCAGCTTTGACAAA CTTCAGAAAACAAATGAAGAGCAGAAGAACAAAATCGGTAAACTTGAACGTGCTATTAAGATAGCTGAG gAAGAAATGTTGAGGACAAAGCTTGAAGCAACCACAAAGGCGAAGGAACTGCTGGAG GCTCATGGTTCGTGGCTTCCCCCTTGGCTTGCTGTTCACTGGTACAAATTTCAG ACTTATACCGGGACACATTGGGAGGCCCATGGGAAACCTGCTGTGGAGATAGTAATTCTAAAG GTGACGGAAGCAAAAGCTCACGCTGAGAAGTGGGCTGAACCACATGTGGAAAACGTTAAAACT AAATATATTCCAGCCATCAAAGAAACCGTTAGTTCACATGTTGAGCCGCACGTCCGAACACTATCCAGCAAAGCTAAAGAGGCTTACCATGCATCAAAGAGTGCTGTTTCCCCTCACATTTTCACGGTTCAAGAATTTGTAGACCCCTATTATCAG GAGGCCAAAAAGTTCAGCAAGCCATATGTTGACCAAGTGGCAACGACCACAAAACCACATGTTGATAAAATGAAGGTTGCAATGAAGCCTTACACAACCAAGGTGATCATAGTCTATAAAGAGTTCCTTGAATCCGCCACAACTTATCACCATCAG GTCCAAGCCCATGTCGAACGAAAACTGAAAAACCATGAGCTGACGGAGCCTTTTGCTACCAAtgagtttgtttggtttgcg GCATCTGCATTATTGGCATTACCCATCTTCGTTGCTTACAGAGTGCTCTGTTCTCTCTTCTG CAAAAAGACAAAGATACCTGTTAAACACCCTCACCATCATGGCCGTCGTAAGGCCAAAAGGGGTCACACTGACAAGTGA